In Bacillus sp. NP247, one DNA window encodes the following:
- the odhA gene encoding 2-oxoglutarate dehydrogenase E1 component — MTRKNTTTNPWAKFHGPNLGYVIEQYDLYVTGAGSVDPELQELFEIFGAPSFQDDVVTGDNTATHFSPQNTGNIEKILKVVQLVEQIRSFGHTLAHINPMEDAANGQSLIEKTMNELSDADLKAIPAKTVWQDAPEGIHTALDVIHRLKDVYTKSLAYEFSHIQDSEERAWLHQMVESNSLRQPLSNKKRTALLKRLTAVEGFEQFLHKTFVGQKRFSIEGVDMLVPVLDEIVSEGAKGGVEDVMIGMAHRGRLSVLAHVLEKPYGHMFAEFKHAKIEGAVANAGWTGDVKYHLGREQVVGNEEVSTRVTLANNPSHLEFVNPVVEGFARAAQENRKKSGLPEQDTTKSFVILVHGDAAFPGQGVVSETLNLSRLNAYQTGGTIHVIANNAVGFTTDSYDSRSTKYSSDLAKGFDIPIVHVNADDPEACLAAANLAIQYRTLFKKDFLIDLIGYRRYGHNEMDDPAVTQPQVYKKIKNHPTVRAIYADQLQSAGVLNADEVETITQFMQEELKAEYAQVPPADTSAATIHVKVPEVVAKGIQPIDTGVSIDSLRAINEGLLSWPEGFNVYPKVKKILERRKDALEENGKIEWALAESLAFASILQEGTPIRLTGQDSQRGTFAHRHIVLHDTDTNETYSPLHRLPNINASFSVHNSPLSEAAVVGYEYGYNVFAPETLVMWEAQYGDFSNTAQALFDQYVSAGRAKWGQKSGLVLLLPHGYEGQGPEHSSARPERFLQLAAENNWTVANLTSAAQYFHILRRQASILGTEAVRPLVIMTPKSLLRHPLTLSTGSELSEGRFQPALEQGNLGAKPNKVKRLVLSTGKMAIDLAAEIESGKHEYSLDEVHMVRIEQLYPFPAEKVQSIIKRFKNLEEIIWVQEEPRNMGAWHYMAPILFELAGDNVKTGYIGRPDRSSPSGGDPFAHKAEQELIVAHALDVKYNFRQDKQEIEVFSN, encoded by the coding sequence ATGACGAGGAAGAATACAACGACAAACCCTTGGGCCAAGTTCCATGGTCCGAACCTTGGTTATGTTATTGAACAGTATGATCTTTACGTAACTGGAGCAGGTTCTGTTGATCCGGAATTACAAGAGCTTTTTGAAATTTTTGGAGCTCCTTCGTTTCAAGATGATGTCGTAACAGGGGACAACACAGCAACACATTTTTCTCCTCAAAACACAGGGAACATTGAAAAGATTCTTAAAGTCGTTCAACTTGTTGAACAGATTCGTTCTTTCGGGCATACGTTGGCTCACATCAATCCGATGGAAGATGCTGCAAATGGGCAATCTCTTATCGAGAAAACAATGAACGAACTGAGCGATGCTGATTTGAAAGCGATTCCAGCTAAAACAGTATGGCAAGATGCACCAGAGGGTATTCACACTGCACTTGATGTAATTCATAGATTGAAAGACGTTTATACAAAATCTTTAGCTTATGAATTCTCACATATACAAGATAGTGAAGAACGCGCGTGGTTGCATCAAATGGTGGAATCAAATTCATTGCGTCAACCATTATCAAATAAAAAACGAACTGCTCTTTTAAAACGTTTAACTGCTGTTGAAGGTTTCGAGCAATTCTTGCATAAAACATTCGTTGGTCAAAAACGTTTCTCAATAGAGGGCGTTGATATGCTTGTACCTGTACTAGATGAAATTGTTTCAGAAGGTGCTAAAGGCGGCGTTGAAGATGTCATGATTGGTATGGCTCACCGTGGTCGTCTAAGCGTACTCGCTCACGTACTAGAAAAGCCATATGGTCACATGTTTGCTGAGTTCAAACATGCAAAAATAGAAGGCGCAGTGGCAAATGCTGGCTGGACTGGCGACGTGAAATACCATTTAGGTAGAGAACAAGTCGTTGGTAATGAAGAAGTTAGCACCCGTGTTACATTAGCAAATAACCCGAGTCATCTTGAGTTCGTTAACCCTGTTGTTGAAGGTTTCGCACGTGCAGCTCAAGAGAATCGTAAAAAATCTGGTCTTCCAGAACAAGATACTACAAAGTCATTCGTAATTTTAGTTCATGGTGATGCTGCATTCCCTGGTCAAGGTGTTGTGTCTGAAACATTGAACTTAAGTAGATTGAATGCATACCAAACTGGCGGAACTATTCATGTTATCGCAAATAATGCAGTCGGCTTTACGACTGATAGCTATGATTCTCGTTCTACTAAATATTCAAGTGACCTTGCAAAAGGTTTCGATATTCCGATTGTTCACGTGAACGCTGATGATCCGGAAGCTTGTCTTGCTGCTGCAAACCTTGCGATTCAATATCGTACGCTGTTCAAAAAGGACTTCTTAATCGATTTAATCGGTTACCGCCGATATGGTCATAACGAAATGGATGATCCAGCAGTTACGCAACCACAAGTGTACAAAAAAATTAAAAACCACCCAACTGTAAGAGCAATTTATGCAGATCAATTACAATCTGCTGGTGTTCTGAATGCAGATGAGGTTGAAACAATTACTCAGTTTATGCAAGAGGAATTAAAGGCTGAATACGCACAAGTGCCACCAGCTGATACGAGTGCTGCAACAATTCACGTTAAAGTTCCAGAGGTTGTTGCAAAAGGAATCCAGCCAATTGACACTGGTGTTTCAATTGACTCGCTTCGTGCAATTAATGAAGGACTATTATCTTGGCCTGAAGGCTTTAACGTATATCCAAAAGTGAAGAAAATTCTTGAGCGCCGTAAAGATGCTCTGGAAGAGAACGGTAAAATTGAATGGGCACTTGCTGAATCTTTAGCATTCGCTTCTATTTTGCAAGAAGGTACGCCAATTCGTTTAACTGGTCAAGATTCACAGCGTGGTACATTTGCGCATCGTCATATCGTATTACACGATACTGATACAAACGAAACATATTCACCATTACATCGTTTACCGAACATTAACGCATCATTCTCTGTTCATAACAGTCCGTTATCAGAAGCTGCTGTTGTTGGTTACGAATATGGTTACAACGTATTTGCTCCAGAAACTCTTGTGATGTGGGAAGCTCAATACGGTGACTTCTCAAATACTGCGCAAGCATTATTTGATCAATATGTTTCAGCAGGAAGAGCGAAATGGGGTCAAAAATCAGGTCTAGTTCTTCTATTACCACACGGTTATGAAGGTCAAGGACCGGAGCATTCTAGTGCACGTCCAGAGCGTTTCTTACAATTAGCTGCTGAGAACAACTGGACAGTTGCAAACTTAACGAGCGCAGCACAATACTTCCATATCTTGCGCCGTCAAGCATCTATCTTAGGAACAGAGGCGGTTCGGCCATTAGTAATTATGACGCCGAAAAGCTTATTACGTCACCCACTTACACTTTCTACAGGTAGTGAGTTAAGTGAAGGACGTTTCCAACCTGCTTTAGAACAAGGAAACCTTGGTGCGAAACCAAACAAAGTAAAACGTCTTGTTTTAAGTACAGGTAAAATGGCAATTGACTTAGCAGCAGAAATCGAGAGTGGTAAGCATGAGTACAGCCTAGATGAAGTTCATATGGTTCGTATCGAGCAGTTGTACCCATTCCCTGCTGAAAAAGTTCAATCTATTATTAAACGCTTTAAAAACTTAGAAGAAATCATTTGGGTTCAAGAAGAACCTCGTAATATGGGCGCATGGCATTACATGGCTCCAATTCTGTTCGAACTAGCTGGGGATAACGTGAAAACAGGTTACATTGGACGCCCGGATCGTTCTAGCCCATCTGGTGGCGATCCATTCGCTCACAAAGCTGAGCAAGAATTAATCGTTGCACACGCTTTAGATGTGAAGTACAACTTCCGTCAAGATAAACAAGAAATTGAAGTTTTCAGCAACTGA
- a CDS encoding putative thiazole-containing bacteriocin maturation protein, with the protein MNNLPVHAKLKANKDTFFLPDSNGGVYFRNNSSSFRMDGDGIYDWIEKLMPMFNGNHSLTEITDGLPLPYQNRVLEIGEILYENGFVRDVSQDAPHELNSALLDRYASQIEFLEADSHSGALKFETYRAANVLIIGSGDMLTSLVSSLLESGLPTFHYLVTDRAETNYDRIHELSERAYANDSNVLIQEIDITIDLPLHEVFEPFDWILYVSQNGDIESLRAIHTICREFKKNFIPAIFLSRIGLAGPVVTADREECWESAWHRLHETTLQSENPSEPFSPITSAMLANIIVFELFKHVAEDSHRQHNPQFFLLNLETLEGKWHPFIKHLLATDEIFTIDTVQNLQENLAHRSGQYTSTELFRFFDTLTSKEAGIFHMWDEQDLHQLPLSQCYIQVANPLSDGPTSPLPTIACGGLTHNEARREAGLTGVEIYVAEMIHRLIPEHTDIGIGAGETMTEGVYRALQKHLNNKLYERQSHMLEEITELDLTEIYDKHCRFYYDALSTIHEIPKVGMSKELLGFPVVWIGINDRWYGAANINITLALRNALQQALLHIQNEEIPYKANMLPESSIVLYSTDSVRVAIQEEEEIPGVQSLQVALQNLAENNFYPFVFDLAIESFLRDNLDGVYGVLIAKEDDQ; encoded by the coding sequence ATGAATAACCTTCCAGTTCATGCAAAACTTAAAGCAAATAAGGATACTTTCTTCCTCCCCGATTCAAACGGGGGTGTTTACTTTCGAAATAACTCCAGTTCATTCCGTATGGATGGTGATGGAATTTATGACTGGATTGAGAAATTAATGCCTATGTTTAACGGTAATCATTCTTTGACAGAAATAACCGATGGTCTCCCTCTCCCCTATCAAAATCGTGTACTTGAAATTGGAGAGATTTTATATGAAAATGGTTTCGTTCGTGATGTAAGCCAAGATGCTCCCCACGAATTAAACAGTGCATTACTCGACAGGTATGCTTCGCAAATTGAGTTTTTAGAAGCTGATTCCCATTCAGGCGCGTTAAAATTCGAAACGTACCGCGCAGCAAATGTGCTTATAATTGGTTCTGGCGATATGCTTACTTCACTAGTTTCGTCTTTATTAGAATCTGGTTTACCTACATTTCATTATCTTGTTACAGATCGTGCTGAAACAAACTACGATCGAATTCATGAACTAAGCGAACGTGCATATGCAAATGATAGCAATGTACTTATTCAAGAAATAGATATTACAATTGATCTTCCTTTACATGAAGTATTCGAGCCTTTCGACTGGATTTTATACGTTTCCCAAAATGGAGATATTGAAAGTTTAAGAGCAATCCATACTATTTGTAGAGAGTTTAAGAAAAATTTCATACCAGCTATTTTCTTATCAAGAATTGGTTTAGCTGGACCTGTCGTAACTGCGGACCGTGAAGAATGCTGGGAATCAGCTTGGCATCGTCTACACGAAACTACTTTACAAAGTGAAAATCCATCTGAACCTTTCTCACCAATTACATCTGCAATGTTAGCAAATATTATCGTTTTTGAGTTATTTAAACATGTCGCTGAAGATTCACACAGGCAGCATAATCCTCAATTCTTTTTATTAAACTTGGAAACACTTGAAGGAAAGTGGCACCCTTTCATAAAACATCTTCTCGCAACCGATGAAATCTTTACAATTGATACGGTGCAAAATCTTCAAGAAAACCTTGCCCATCGTTCCGGACAATATACTTCAACTGAACTTTTTCGTTTTTTTGATACGTTAACTTCTAAAGAAGCTGGCATATTCCACATGTGGGATGAACAAGATTTACACCAATTACCTTTATCACAGTGCTATATTCAAGTTGCAAATCCATTATCAGACGGACCTACCTCTCCTCTTCCTACTATAGCTTGCGGTGGATTAACTCATAATGAAGCACGCCGTGAAGCTGGTTTAACAGGAGTTGAAATATATGTAGCTGAAATGATTCATCGTCTTATCCCCGAACATACTGATATCGGTATTGGTGCTGGGGAAACGATGACAGAAGGTGTATACCGAGCACTACAAAAACATTTAAATAATAAGTTATATGAACGCCAATCACATATGCTAGAGGAGATTACAGAGCTTGATTTAACCGAAATTTATGATAAACATTGCAGGTTTTACTACGATGCTCTCTCTACAATTCATGAAATACCTAAAGTAGGAATGAGTAAGGAGTTACTTGGTTTTCCTGTCGTTTGGATCGGTATAAATGATAGATGGTATGGTGCGGCCAATATTAATATAACACTCGCGTTAAGAAATGCTCTGCAACAAGCACTCCTTCATATTCAAAATGAAGAGATTCCTTATAAAGCTAATATGTTACCAGAATCATCCATCGTTTTATATAGTACGGATTCTGTTAGAGTAGCAATACAAGAAGAGGAAGAAATTCCAGGCGTACAGTCTTTACAAGTTGCCTTGCAAAATTTAGCGGAAAACAATTTTTATCCATTCGT
- the odhB gene encoding 2-oxoglutarate dehydrogenase complex dihydrolipoyllysine-residue succinyltransferase, giving the protein MIEIKVPELAESISEGTISQWLINVGDKVEKGGSVVELETDKVNVEIIAEDSGIVSKLLGEPGDTVEVGATIAILDANGAAVAVSTPAPANEQPKQETTEAPKAAAPSAEQNKALQGLPNTNRPIASPAARKMARELGIDLNDVRSTDPLGRVRPHDVQAHAAAPKEAPAAPKQSPAPVAKTEFEKPVERVKMSRRRQTIAKRLVEVQQTSAMLTTFNEVDMSAIMELRKERKDAFEKKHDVRLGFMSFFTKAVVAALKQFPLLNAEIQGDELIIKKFYDIGIAVAAPDGLVVPVVRDANQLNFAEIESEIRNLGLKARDNKLSLKELQGGTFTITNGGVFGSLMSTPILNSPQVGILGMHKIQVRPVAIDNERMENRPMMYLALSYDHRIVDGKEAVSFLVAVKDMLEDPKSLLLEG; this is encoded by the coding sequence ATGATCGAAATTAAAGTACCTGAGCTTGCAGAATCTATTTCAGAAGGAACTATTTCACAATGGCTTATCAACGTAGGCGACAAAGTTGAGAAAGGTGGCAGCGTTGTTGAGCTTGAGACTGACAAAGTCAATGTAGAAATCATTGCAGAAGATTCAGGTATTGTATCGAAGTTACTAGGCGAACCTGGAGATACAGTTGAAGTTGGCGCTACTATCGCAATTTTAGACGCAAACGGCGCAGCAGTTGCAGTAAGTACACCTGCTCCGGCTAATGAGCAACCAAAACAAGAAACTACTGAAGCACCGAAAGCAGCAGCTCCAAGTGCTGAACAAAATAAAGCGTTGCAAGGTTTACCAAATACAAATCGTCCTATCGCATCACCAGCTGCTCGCAAAATGGCTCGCGAATTAGGGATCGACTTAAACGACGTACGTAGCACAGATCCACTTGGACGTGTGAGACCACATGATGTACAAGCTCACGCTGCAGCGCCAAAAGAAGCACCAGCTGCTCCAAAACAAAGTCCGGCTCCAGTTGCAAAAACTGAATTCGAAAAACCAGTTGAGCGTGTGAAAATGTCCCGCCGCCGTCAAACAATTGCAAAACGTCTTGTAGAAGTTCAACAAACATCTGCAATGTTAACTACATTTAACGAAGTTGATATGAGTGCAATCATGGAATTACGTAAAGAACGCAAAGATGCTTTCGAGAAAAAACATGATGTACGTCTTGGCTTTATGTCATTCTTCACAAAAGCAGTTGTTGCAGCATTAAAACAGTTCCCATTATTAAATGCTGAAATTCAAGGCGACGAGCTTATCATTAAAAAATTCTATGATATCGGTATTGCAGTAGCAGCTCCAGATGGATTAGTTGTTCCAGTTGTACGCGATGCTAACCAATTGAACTTCGCTGAAATTGAAAGCGAGATTCGTAATTTAGGTCTGAAAGCACGCGATAATAAACTTTCATTAAAAGAGCTACAAGGTGGTACATTTACGATTACAAACGGTGGCGTGTTCGGTTCTCTAATGTCGACACCAATCCTAAATAGTCCACAAGTAGGTATTCTAGGGATGCATAAAATCCAAGTACGTCCAGTTGCGATCGATAACGAGCGTATGGAAAACCGTCCAATGATGTACCTTGCACTATCTTACGATCACCGTATTGTTGATGGTAAAGAAGCAGTTAGCTTCCTTGTTGCTGTTAAAGATATGCTTGAAGATCCAAAATCATTATTATTAGAAGGTTGA